The Micromonospora krabiensis genome window below encodes:
- a CDS encoding GNAT family N-acetyltransferase — MSLFGTGRPPGWPVVLVDGPVVLRPYRRSDAAAWSEVRRANQSWLAPWEAALPGDWDELNSPAAFRWVQRDQRRSARTGEGMPFAVCLREGGQERLVGHLNVGSIVRRAFCSGYVGYWVDHRVAGRGVIPTALALAVDHAFGAGGLHRVEVNIRPENRPSRRVVEKLGFREESYHVRYMHIDGAWRDHIGYAMTSEEVAAEGGLLARWHRVRAAAR, encoded by the coding sequence GTGAGCCTCTTCGGAACCGGACGACCACCCGGCTGGCCGGTCGTCCTGGTGGACGGGCCGGTGGTGCTGCGACCGTACCGGCGGTCGGACGCGGCCGCCTGGTCGGAGGTGCGCCGCGCCAACCAGAGTTGGCTGGCTCCGTGGGAGGCGGCGCTGCCCGGTGACTGGGACGAGCTGAACTCCCCGGCCGCGTTCCGCTGGGTGCAGCGCGACCAGCGTCGCTCGGCGCGTACCGGCGAGGGGATGCCGTTCGCGGTCTGCCTGCGTGAGGGCGGTCAGGAGCGGCTGGTCGGGCACCTCAACGTCGGCAGCATCGTGCGGCGGGCGTTCTGCTCCGGCTACGTGGGCTACTGGGTGGACCACCGGGTGGCCGGCCGTGGGGTGATCCCGACCGCGCTGGCGCTCGCCGTCGACCACGCCTTCGGCGCGGGTGGCCTGCACCGGGTGGAGGTCAACATCCGGCCGGAGAACCGGCCGTCCCGGCGGGTGGTGGAGAAGCTCGGGTTTCGCGAGGAGTCGTACCACGTGCGCTACATGCATATCGACGGTGCGTGGCGGGACCACATCGGATATGCGATGACCAGCGAGGAGGTCGCCGCCGAGGGCGGTCTGCTCGCCCGCTGGCACCGGGTGCGCGCCGCCGCGAGGTGA
- a CDS encoding molybdopterin molybdotransferase MoeA, with amino-acid sequence MTATADAEAAANELTPLADYLGSVLRRLRALPPLDLDLTQAHGNVLAEDVVAPHAFPAFDQAAVDGYAARWEDISGAGRAAGGRAVRLNVVGDLGAASWRPVRLTPGSCFSVAAGAPLPVAADVVVPVEWTDQGMAAVEIYRTPKRGYGVRRAGEELPAGTLLARAGTYVSPALVAVFAATGIGHVVVRPSPRVVIVATGDELVDVGRGSQPGQVVDANSHALTAAAAEAGALAYRVGICDDDPEGLRGLLEDQTLRADLIITTGGTGTGPGDMVRRILSRREGGRAGPVTFTDVALYPGTALGFGTVGAEEVPVVCLPGDPGAALIGFEVLARPAIQLLAGAEPVFRPSVRAHLLETVSSPGGLREFRPAHVAERRGGGYTVQPLSGGPFTLAGLAEANGLLVLGERVTTAAAGSTVDVLLLDRRR; translated from the coding sequence ATGACCGCGACGGCCGACGCCGAGGCGGCCGCGAACGAGTTGACGCCGCTCGCCGACTACCTGGGCAGCGTGCTGCGCAGGTTGCGCGCGCTGCCGCCGCTCGACCTCGACCTCACCCAGGCCCACGGCAACGTCCTCGCCGAGGACGTCGTCGCGCCGCACGCCTTCCCGGCCTTCGACCAGGCCGCCGTGGACGGTTACGCGGCCCGGTGGGAGGACATCTCCGGCGCCGGTCGGGCCGCCGGCGGTCGGGCCGTACGCCTCAATGTGGTCGGTGACCTCGGCGCGGCGAGCTGGCGACCGGTCCGGCTCACCCCCGGCTCGTGCTTCTCGGTGGCCGCCGGTGCCCCGTTGCCGGTGGCCGCCGACGTCGTGGTGCCGGTGGAGTGGACCGACCAGGGCATGGCCGCGGTGGAGATCTACCGCACCCCCAAACGGGGGTACGGCGTCCGCCGGGCCGGGGAGGAGCTACCCGCCGGGACGCTGCTCGCCCGGGCCGGCACGTACGTCTCCCCGGCGCTGGTGGCGGTCTTCGCCGCCACCGGCATCGGGCACGTGGTGGTGCGACCCAGCCCGCGCGTGGTGATCGTGGCGACCGGTGACGAGTTGGTCGACGTGGGCCGCGGCAGCCAACCGGGCCAGGTGGTGGACGCGAACTCGCACGCGTTGACCGCGGCGGCGGCCGAGGCGGGCGCGTTGGCCTACCGGGTCGGGATCTGCGACGACGACCCGGAGGGGCTGCGGGGGCTGCTGGAGGACCAGACGCTGCGCGCCGATCTGATCATCACCACCGGTGGCACCGGCACCGGCCCGGGAGACATGGTCCGCCGGATCCTCTCCCGCCGGGAGGGCGGCCGGGCGGGGCCGGTCACGTTCACCGACGTGGCGCTCTACCCGGGGACGGCACTCGGCTTCGGGACGGTCGGGGCGGAGGAGGTGCCGGTGGTCTGCCTGCCCGGCGACCCCGGCGCGGCGCTGATCGGCTTCGAGGTGCTGGCCCGCCCGGCGATCCAACTGCTGGCGGGCGCCGAGCCGGTGTTCCGGCCGAGCGTCCGGGCGCACCTGCTGGAGACCGTGTCGTCGCCGGGTGGGCTGCGCGAGTTCCGCCCCGCGCACGTGGCCGAGCGGCGCGGCGGCGGCTACACCGTCCAGCCGTTGAGCGGCGGCCCGTTCACGCTCGCCGGCCTCGCCGAGGCGAACGGCCTGCTCGTGCTCGGCGAACGGGTCACCACGGCCGCGGCCGGCTCCACCGTGGACGTCCTGCTGCTGGACCGTCGCCGGTGA
- the sepX gene encoding divisome protein SepX/GlpR — protein sequence MRVPTSVLLAVLAAAGLLALAPALVRRYDATERLVAERAQSTARVLQRQRRRRTVPGRRPVRPPRSLVVTLSENPTTGGLAAPISAPPAAPVSAGRSGRPGRLRAVPPAPKRARRRPPPRRHTPAVYRRRRVLAALLLLNVVELVGVIVVGPGFWISVSVTGTLLIAYVGHLRQRAIADQRRRRARAREAAWLAARQAEVRREQARRAAARREAQRRLAAQREVVRRAAMGLDRPADLPAAANGGSVSYRRSGGLRGRPYQSGRTSHPA from the coding sequence GTGAGGGTGCCGACCTCGGTGCTCCTCGCCGTCCTCGCCGCCGCCGGCCTGCTCGCCCTCGCTCCGGCGCTCGTCCGCCGGTACGACGCCACCGAGCGGCTGGTGGCGGAGCGGGCGCAGTCGACGGCGCGGGTGCTCCAGCGCCAGCGCCGCCGCCGGACTGTGCCGGGGCGGCGGCCGGTGCGTCCACCCCGATCTCTCGTTGTCACTCTGAGTGAGAATCCGACTACGGGCGGTCTCGCCGCCCCGATCTCCGCGCCGCCCGCCGCGCCCGTGTCGGCGGGCCGGTCCGGCCGTCCCGGTCGGCTGCGCGCGGTCCCGCCCGCCCCGAAGCGGGCGCGCCGCCGGCCACCACCCCGTCGGCACACCCCCGCCGTCTACCGGCGTCGGCGGGTGCTCGCCGCCCTGCTGCTGCTCAACGTGGTCGAGTTGGTCGGCGTGATCGTGGTCGGCCCCGGATTCTGGATCAGCGTCTCGGTGACCGGCACGCTGCTGATCGCGTACGTCGGGCACCTCCGTCAGCGGGCCATCGCCGACCAGCGGCGGCGGCGCGCGCGGGCCCGTGAGGCGGCCTGGCTGGCCGCCCGACAGGCCGAGGTGCGGCGGGAGCAGGCCCGTCGGGCGGCGGCCCGCCGGGAGGCGCAGCGCCGGCTGGCGGCCCAGCGGGAAGTCGTACGACGGGCCGCCATGGGCCTGGACCGGCCGGCCGACCTGCCGGCGGCGGCGAACGGCGGTTCGGTCTCGTACCGGCGCTCGGGCGGGCTCCGTGGCCGCCCCTACCAGTCCGGCCGCACCAGCCACCCCGCCTGA
- a CDS encoding UTP--glucose-1-phosphate uridylyltransferase: protein MSEHSANSSPAAAATGRSRAVKAVIPAAGLATRFLPATKAVPKELLPVVDRPVLQYIVEEATQAGINDVLLITGRGKTSMVDHFDRRPDLEARLEEKGDEKTLAAVRRPSELAEIYTCRQPEQLGLGHAVGYAESHVGDQPFAVLLGDEFVKLDEPLLPAMLELQARTGGVVLAFFEVDPAETKRYGIASVEPAEAELTDIGEVVKVTGMVEKPKPEDAPSNLAVLGRYVLPGRIFDAIRRTEPGSGGEIQLTDAMELLRTEGTPVHAIVYRGTRYDTGMPLGYLQTVVQIAVEREDLGAEFRKWLVEFVNSDASGGSGT, encoded by the coding sequence ATGTCGGAGCACTCAGCGAACTCCTCACCGGCGGCCGCCGCGACCGGCCGCTCCCGCGCGGTCAAGGCCGTCATCCCGGCGGCGGGCCTGGCCACCAGGTTCCTCCCCGCGACGAAGGCGGTGCCCAAGGAACTGCTGCCGGTCGTCGACCGGCCGGTCCTGCAGTACATCGTCGAGGAGGCCACCCAGGCGGGCATCAACGACGTGCTTCTGATCACCGGACGGGGCAAGACCTCGATGGTGGACCACTTCGACCGCCGCCCCGACCTGGAAGCCCGGTTGGAGGAGAAGGGCGACGAGAAGACACTCGCGGCCGTGCGCCGGCCCAGCGAGCTCGCCGAGATCTACACCTGCCGGCAGCCCGAGCAGCTCGGCCTCGGCCACGCCGTCGGCTACGCCGAGTCCCACGTCGGCGACCAGCCCTTCGCGGTGCTGCTCGGTGACGAGTTCGTCAAGCTCGACGAGCCGCTGCTGCCGGCCATGTTGGAGCTGCAGGCCCGCACCGGCGGCGTGGTGCTGGCGTTCTTCGAGGTCGACCCGGCGGAGACCAAGCGCTACGGCATCGCGTCGGTCGAGCCGGCCGAGGCCGAGCTGACCGACATCGGCGAGGTCGTCAAGGTCACCGGCATGGTGGAGAAGCCCAAGCCGGAGGACGCGCCGAGCAACCTGGCCGTGCTCGGCCGTTACGTGCTTCCCGGCCGGATCTTCGACGCGATCCGCCGCACCGAGCCGGGCAGCGGCGGCGAGATCCAGCTGACCGACGCGATGGAGCTGCTGCGTACGGAGGGAACGCCGGTCCACGCGATCGTCTACCGGGGCACCCGCTACGACACCGGCATGCCGCTGGGTTACCTCCAGACGGTGGTGCAGATCGCCGTCGAGCGGGAGGACCTTGGCGCCGAGTTCCGCAAGTGGCTGGTCGAGTTCGTCAACTCCGACGCGTCGGGTGGATCTGGTACATGA